The DNA region TTTGATTCAATGACTGGCAACAAGAGTTGCCGCAAGTTTTCCACACCGAGTTCGCTCTTCATTGCCGTCACCACAATAAAAAAGTGGGATTTATTTCCCACTTTAATCGATAAAGATACAAAAAAAATATCTAAATTGCAAGCAATTTTTGGATTATTTTTTTATTTAAGCATTTAATTTCGCTAAATAAAGCTCGGCATCCGTTTTGAAATTGCTCTCGGCATATTTTTCAATGACTGTTTGGTAGCAGGCTCTGGCTTTGGCAATCTCATTTGCGCGTTGATAACATCTTCCTGCTTTCATCCAAAGACGCGGGGCTAAAAAATCATTGGCGATTTTTTTGGCGCCACGTTCGTAAATCTGCGCGGCTTCCAAAAATTTGTTTTGCTGTTCCAGGCTGGCGCCCAAACCGGAATAGGCTCCGCCGGTTAAAATCGGATCGTCGCCGTAATCGTCGAGGTAACGTTGAAAATATAATTGCGCTTTCTCGTAATCGCCTTTTTCATAATAAGCCTTGCCCAACAAAAAGACGCCTTTCGCTGCGCTTTTGGTGCCGCTGTAATTGTCCACCATATTCAGCAAAATGTCGATGGGCTCCTGAGTCTTATTTTGCGATAATTCATAATTCGCTTTGGTGAGGGCTTCCGACGCATTTAATTCCGCATTTCTCTTACTTTTTGAAAACATGACGAAAAGAAAAATAAGAGCCAAAAATACGATAGCGCCAATATAAAATTTCTGCGAATGCTCGCGCATGAAATCAAGCGTTTTGAAATAATAAGTCACCAGAGGATCTTCTTTGATTTGTCGTCTCGTAATCTTCTTGTGTGGTTTTAACATTTTGCCTTACCCTTTTTCAAGTTTCTGATTCCAATTAACTGCGTACCCCTGGCAGGACTCGAACCTGCGACACGCGGTTTAGGAAACCGCTGCTCTCTCCTCTGAGCTACAGGGGCAGAATATTTGACTTTAAAGCGACAAAATATATTTATTTATTTTGTTATTGTCAAGTCTTTTTTATTTTTCCCTGAGATTTCCGCCGCAATTTTCAGGAGACAGCGGTATTAATAATTTCTTTGTCGAGTAATCAGTGAAAATTAACCCCATAATTTTTTCAATAGCCTTGACAGCACGTCAGCATCGTTCATCACAAAAAAGTGAAGATGCGTCTCCCCTGCTTCTAACAATTCCCGGCACTGCCGCAGCGTCCAATTGAAGCCGATTTCTGCGGAGTGTTGAGGATGCGCCTCCATCTCATCCACTAATTCTTCAGGAATATCCACATAAAAGTTTTTGGGAATCGAGTAAATCTGGTTCTTGCGGTGGATTATTTTCAAGCCGGGAATGATGGGAACCTCAATCCCCGTTTTTCGGCAAGATTCAATAAAATTGAAATATTTCCTGTTGTCAAAAAACATCTGAGTCACGACATAGTCTGCGCCGGCGTCGATTTTTCTTTTCAGATTCTGAATGTCAATTTTCAGATTAGGCGCTTCAAAGTGTTTTTCCGGATATCCTGCCACACCAATGCAGAAATTCATGGCTTCTGCGTTCAGGATTTCTTCCACATATTTACCCGAACGCAGATTGAAAATTTGCCGCACCAGATCGCTGGCGTAAATATTTTCGTGGCGATGCGGGTCAACGGGTTTTTTGTAATTTGTGTCGTCCCCGCGAACAACAAAGACATTTTCTATGCCCAAAAATTCTAGCTCAATGAGCGCGTCTTCGGTCTCTTCCTGCGTGAATCCCCGACACAAAAGATGAGCCACGGTTTCTATACCGAAGCGATTCTGAATGACGCCGCAAATGCCGATGGTTCCCGGACGTTTTCGTCGCACGCGTCGCTTGATAGCGCCGTTTCTTTGTTCCTCGTAGTTGGCAACAGCCGCATGACTCGTTACGTCGATGAATACCGGGTCGAAATATTTGAGCTGTTCAACGATTTGCAGGATGATCTTGCCGCTTTTGCCGCGTTGCGGCGGAATTATTTCAAAACTCACCTGCGGATTTTTTGCATTTTGTAAATGATCGACAACTTTCATCTTTTCCGTCTGTCTGTTAAATTCTTAATTTCAAACGTTAAAATACCTTGCTTCCGGATGATGAAGCACCATCGCTGATGTGGATTGCTCCGGAACCAATTGATAATTTTCAGTCAGATAAATATTTATTTCTTCTGCATTTAAAAGTTTAAATATTTTCTCTTGATCCTGCAAGT from Calditrichota bacterium includes:
- a CDS encoding tetratricopeptide repeat protein, translated to MLKPHKKITRRQIKEDPLVTYYFKTLDFMREHSQKFYIGAIVFLALIFLFVMFSKSKRNAELNASEALTKANYELSQNKTQEPIDILLNMVDNYSGTKSAAKGVFLLGKAYYEKGDYEKAQLYFQRYLDDYGDDPILTGGAYSGLGASLEQQNKFLEAAQIYERGAKKIANDFLAPRLWMKAGRCYQRANEIAKARACYQTVIEKYAESNFKTDAELYLAKLNA
- a CDS encoding methylenetetrahydrofolate reductase [NAD(P)H], with amino-acid sequence MKVVDHLQNAKNPQVSFEIIPPQRGKSGKIILQIVEQLKYFDPVFIDVTSHAAVANYEEQRNGAIKRRVRRKRPGTIGICGVIQNRFGIETVAHLLCRGFTQEETEDALIELEFLGIENVFVVRGDDTNYKKPVDPHRHENIYASDLVRQIFNLRSGKYVEEILNAEAMNFCIGVAGYPEKHFEAPNLKIDIQNLKRKIDAGADYVVTQMFFDNRKYFNFIESCRKTGIEVPIIPGLKIIHRKNQIYSIPKNFYVDIPEELVDEMEAHPQHSAEIGFNWTLRQCRELLEAGETHLHFFVMNDADVLSRLLKKLWG